From Deltaproteobacteria bacterium, one genomic window encodes:
- a CDS encoding DUF1804 family protein, translating to MSYQNGPKYLESGAKARTFYVDDGKPLSEIADLTGVSEVTLRKWRDAEKWDDLRKTRIASSVNVSEKIQATLAVLVTEMERDASAGDTGERLMTLIDRIAKLNGVLQRVDRSVDFLGISREVLDTVLGVLAKHDTDLARRFDQHLDRINRELIDRYKEIRSR from the coding sequence ATGAGTTACCAGAACGGGCCCAAATACCTGGAGTCCGGAGCGAAGGCCCGCACCTTCTATGTGGACGATGGGAAACCGCTCTCCGAAATCGCGGACCTCACCGGCGTTTCGGAGGTCACGCTCCGGAAGTGGCGTGACGCCGAAAAGTGGGACGACCTCCGGAAGACCCGCATCGCCTCCAGCGTCAACGTGTCCGAAAAAATCCAGGCGACCCTCGCCGTGCTGGTCACGGAAATGGAGCGGGACGCCTCGGCCGGTGACACCGGCGAGCGGCTCATGACGCTGATCGACCGGATCGCAAAGCTGAACGGAGTTCTCCAGCGCGTGGACCGGAGCGTCGATTTTCTCGGCATCTCCAGGGAAGTCCTCGACACGGTGCTCGGTGTGCTGGCGAAACATGACACGGACCTCGCCCGCCGGTTCGACCAGCACCTCGACCGCATCAACCGCGAGCTGATCGACCGGTACAAGGAGATCCGTTCTCGGTGA
- a CDS encoding thermonuclease family protein has protein sequence MSCRPPSSDSRTRSELTALFAALLLLAGCIAPVSETAPLDCRCDAPVSAGSKSFAARVVKVKDGDTLDVEPACLPPGAILVTVRLGGVDAPETPKRGRDGQPGGEEAWRFLESLVSSGTVIVEPRQRDRYQRTVGRVTTDDGRDVEIEMVRSGWAWWYRQYAGDDRALEEAEAAAKADRLGIWHEDGPEPPWEFRRAQKSGE, from the coding sequence ATGAGCTGTCGTCCGCCATCGTCAGACTCGCGCACGCGAAGTGAGCTCACCGCGCTCTTCGCGGCGCTCCTGCTCCTCGCGGGGTGCATCGCGCCGGTCAGTGAGACCGCGCCACTGGATTGCCGTTGCGACGCGCCAGTATCGGCGGGCTCGAAGTCCTTTGCGGCGCGAGTAGTCAAGGTCAAGGACGGAGACACGCTCGATGTGGAGCCGGCGTGCCTGCCGCCCGGCGCCATCCTCGTGACGGTTCGGCTCGGCGGAGTGGATGCTCCGGAGACGCCGAAGCGGGGCCGGGACGGCCAGCCCGGCGGCGAGGAGGCGTGGAGATTCCTGGAGTCGCTGGTGTCGTCGGGCACCGTGATCGTCGAGCCCCGGCAGCGCGACCGCTACCAGCGAACCGTCGGGCGCGTCACCACCGACGACGGCCGTGACGTGGAGATTGAGATGGTGCGCTCCGGGTGGGCCTGGTGGTACCGGCAGTACGCGGGAGACGACCGGGCGCTCGAGGAGGCGGAGGCCGCTGCGAAAGCGGACCGCCTCGGGATATGGCACGAGGACGGCCCTGAACCGCCGTGGGAGTTCCGGCGGGCACAGAAATCCGGCGAATAG
- a CDS encoding LexA family transcriptional regulator → MTQADLSQVLGVSQKTVSAWENDVSEAPKTLVSTALAIRGVNLKWLETGEGPMLRKPAELVKAAFREELSDDTAALQDSAVRPMKKAGLAEMASAYEVQFARDFARIPLLNVRASAGPGNDVGEEREIVKMAFRTEWLRRELRTSNPEEDFRLISAEGDSMEPAILGGDILLVDLRQKTVGSGGVYVIRQGDALSVKRLQRTPSGKIRIISDNPRYESFEVDENDGRGFELKGRVVWLGRKI, encoded by the coding sequence TTGACTCAGGCCGACCTGAGCCAGGTCCTAGGGGTGTCGCAAAAGACCGTCTCGGCTTGGGAAAACGACGTCAGCGAAGCCCCAAAGACACTCGTTTCAACCGCGCTCGCGATTCGCGGGGTGAACCTGAAATGGCTGGAGACCGGCGAGGGGCCGATGCTTCGCAAGCCCGCCGAACTGGTGAAGGCGGCATTCCGAGAAGAGCTGTCGGACGATACTGCCGCCCTGCAGGATTCCGCTGTCCGGCCCATGAAGAAGGCCGGGCTGGCCGAAATGGCATCCGCCTATGAAGTCCAGTTCGCCCGCGACTTCGCCCGCATCCCGCTGCTCAATGTCCGGGCGAGCGCCGGCCCGGGAAACGATGTGGGCGAGGAGCGCGAGATCGTGAAAATGGCGTTCCGCACCGAGTGGCTCCGGCGCGAACTCCGGACTTCGAATCCGGAAGAGGATTTCCGTCTGATCTCTGCCGAAGGGGATTCGATGGAGCCGGCGATCCTGGGCGGCGACATCCTGCTCGTGGATCTCCGGCAGAAGACGGTCGGTTCCGGCGGCGTCTACGTCATCCGCCAAGGCGACGCGCTGTCCGTAAAGCGGCTGCAGCGGACGCCGTCCGGGAAGATCCGGATTATCAGCGACAATCCCCGGTACGAATCGTTCGAGGTGGACGAGAACGACGGGCGGGGGTTTGAACTGAAAGGCCGGGTCGTCTGGCTCGGCCGGAAGATTTGA
- a CDS encoding AAA family ATPase, which yields MLEAALSHFGFTELPFSSDWRGEIFESKDFRDTRTAVDSAIERHSKLLVTAPIGAGKTEAADEAIRRAKERWDRTAEEPLLVVPLLARAKNQLTVSAVEDTLHDALGISGSSRREVRARRLHQALESRLASGGRVALVIDEAHDLTARVLRELKTLHELRSSTGRPLFAMILVAQDTIRSFMKIHALHLWQRIRVHELKGLRRDEIEPYLRLKLEEAGAPKTFSPDAIGAVKKSQATWLPLDLNQLCQQALHDAWRRGEKQVSAETVEIVLRPNLLFALMKQKGLSQNELAGVSGVPASTLSTFFTRPEEMSAQKREEVRSKLVAGLTKTAAREPDKSRMVIGTPVDGAKGKAA from the coding sequence ATGCTGGAGGCGGCATTGTCACATTTCGGATTCACGGAACTCCCGTTCAGCTCGGACTGGCGGGGGGAGATTTTCGAGTCGAAGGATTTCCGGGACACCCGGACGGCGGTGGATTCGGCCATCGAGCGGCATTCGAAGCTGCTCGTCACGGCCCCGATCGGGGCCGGTAAGACAGAGGCGGCGGATGAGGCGATCCGCCGGGCGAAGGAACGCTGGGACCGGACCGCCGAGGAACCGCTGCTGGTCGTGCCGCTGCTCGCCCGCGCGAAGAACCAGCTCACGGTGTCGGCGGTGGAGGACACCCTCCACGACGCGCTGGGTATCTCGGGCAGCAGCCGCCGCGAGGTAAGGGCCAGACGGCTGCACCAGGCGCTGGAATCGCGGCTGGCCAGCGGTGGCCGCGTGGCGCTCGTCATCGACGAGGCGCATGACCTCACGGCGCGGGTGCTTCGGGAACTCAAGACGCTGCACGAACTCCGTTCGTCCACGGGGAGGCCGCTGTTCGCGATGATCCTCGTGGCGCAAGACACGATCAGGAGTTTCATGAAAATCCACGCGCTGCACCTGTGGCAGCGCATCCGGGTCCACGAACTGAAGGGGCTCCGGCGCGACGAGATCGAGCCCTACCTCCGGCTCAAGCTGGAGGAGGCCGGAGCGCCGAAGACGTTTTCGCCGGACGCGATCGGAGCCGTCAAGAAATCCCAGGCCACCTGGCTGCCGCTCGATCTCAACCAGCTGTGCCAGCAGGCGCTGCACGATGCCTGGCGTCGCGGCGAGAAACAGGTCTCGGCGGAGACGGTGGAGATCGTGCTCAGGCCGAACCTTCTGTTCGCCCTGATGAAGCAGAAGGGGCTCTCCCAGAACGAGCTGGCCGGGGTCTCCGGCGTTCCGGCGTCCACGCTCAGCACCTTTTTCACGCGTCCGGAGGAGATGAGCGCCCAGAAGCGCGAGGAGGTCCGGTCGAAGCTCGTGGCCGGGCTGACGAAGACAGCGGCCCGCGAGCCCGACAAGAGCCGGATGGTCATCGGGACGCCGGTGGACGGCGCAAAGGGAAAAGCGGCCTGA
- a CDS encoding host-nuclease inhibitor Gam family protein, producing the protein MSKTSKVKTTAIQPAASRTEAEELLARIGKNQRKVTAIESRLSDRVTKLQQEAAQEAEPLNAEIENDFQRLHLWAEANRGALLEGNSKTAKLATGELSWRVSPPKCTLTGEAAVIASLKKHGLEDAIRTKETVDKETILDDPARFDGIKGISVTQKEDFIAKPTESEIERAVTQDRRDRIAA; encoded by the coding sequence ATGTCGAAGACCAGCAAAGTGAAGACGACGGCGATCCAGCCCGCCGCCAGCCGGACGGAAGCCGAGGAGCTGCTCGCCCGGATCGGAAAGAACCAGCGGAAGGTGACGGCCATCGAGAGCCGCCTCTCCGACCGCGTGACGAAACTGCAGCAGGAGGCCGCCCAGGAGGCGGAGCCGCTGAATGCGGAGATCGAGAACGATTTCCAGCGGCTTCACCTGTGGGCGGAGGCGAACCGCGGCGCTCTGCTCGAGGGCAATTCGAAGACCGCGAAGCTCGCCACCGGCGAACTGTCGTGGAGGGTGTCGCCGCCCAAATGCACGCTCACCGGCGAAGCGGCCGTCATCGCCTCGCTGAAGAAGCACGGGCTCGAGGACGCCATCCGTACGAAGGAGACCGTCGACAAGGAGACCATCCTGGACGACCCCGCCCGGTTCGACGGGATCAAGGGCATCTCGGTCACGCAGAAGGAGGACTTCATCGCGAAGCCGACCGAAAGCGAGATCGAGCGGGCCGTCACCCAGGACCGCCGGGACAGGATCGCGGCCTGA
- a CDS encoding metal-dependent phosphohydrolase has product MHPTESGIPSIMTRSGRFIRFDDPDPDTIDIGDIAHGLSHLCRFAGHTREFYSVAEHSVYVANLCPPELQLRGLLHDAAEAYVVDLPKPLKRIIPEYREIERKVMAAVCQRFGLPEEEPATVKRADLIMLVTEARDLCGPGWEEWGIRQAPLPERLAQPLHPELARTLFLEKFRSLAGSGTPVVRPPFGRMDEEAMR; this is encoded by the coding sequence ATGCACCCGACTGAAAGTGGCATACCCAGCATCATGACCCGGAGCGGCCGGTTCATCCGGTTCGATGATCCCGATCCAGACACTATCGACATCGGCGACATCGCTCACGGGCTTTCTCACCTGTGCCGGTTCGCTGGGCACACGCGGGAGTTCTACTCTGTCGCCGAGCATTCGGTATATGTGGCGAACCTGTGCCCGCCGGAGCTGCAGCTAAGGGGCCTCTTGCACGATGCCGCCGAGGCCTATGTCGTCGATCTCCCGAAGCCACTGAAACGAATAATCCCCGAATACCGTGAAATCGAACGGAAGGTGATGGCGGCGGTCTGCCAGAGGTTCGGGCTTCCGGAAGAAGAACCTGCCACCGTGAAACGCGCGGATCTCATCATGCTCGTCACCGAGGCCCGCGACCTCTGCGGCCCAGGCTGGGAGGAGTGGGGTATCCGACAGGCCCCACTCCCGGAGCGGCTGGCGCAGCCGCTTCATCCAGAACTGGCCCGGACGCTGTTCTTGGAGAAGTTCCGCTCGCTGGCCGGTAGCGGCACGCCGGTGGTGCGCCCGCCTTTCGGCCGGATGGACGAGGAGGCGATGCGGTGA
- a CDS encoding phage Gp37/Gp68 family protein: MSASLIEWTEETWNPLTGCTKISAGCQHCYAERMAKRLQAMGLDHYRAGFELAVHPEKLNIPRRWKRPRMVFVNSMSDLFHDRVSDEFIRDVFRVMNETPWHTYQVLTKRAQRLWSLSRGLTWTPNIWMGVSVESHSWRSRIRLLSDVAAAVRFLSCEPLLGPLPDMALQGIHWVIVGGESGPGARPMHPDWAESLLYQCRGAGVPFFMKQLGGHPDKRGQIEQLPAHLRVRMFPGDTWTETVEPCQP, from the coding sequence GTGAGCGCGTCATTGATAGAATGGACCGAGGAGACCTGGAACCCGCTTACGGGCTGCACAAAGATCAGCGCCGGGTGCCAGCACTGCTATGCCGAACGGATGGCGAAGCGGCTCCAAGCGATGGGTCTGGATCACTACCGGGCCGGATTCGAGTTGGCAGTGCACCCCGAGAAGCTCAACATTCCTCGCCGCTGGAAGCGGCCACGCATGGTGTTCGTGAACTCCATGAGCGATCTGTTTCACGATCGGGTGTCCGATGAGTTCATCCGTGACGTGTTCCGGGTGATGAACGAGACGCCGTGGCACACCTACCAAGTGCTGACGAAGCGGGCGCAGCGGCTGTGGTCTCTCTCGCGCGGGCTCACCTGGACCCCTAACATCTGGATGGGAGTGAGCGTGGAGTCCCATTCCTGGCGCTCGCGTATCCGTCTCTTGAGTGACGTCGCTGCCGCCGTCCGGTTCCTCTCGTGCGAGCCGCTGCTCGGGCCGCTACCGGATATGGCCCTGCAGGGAATCCACTGGGTGATCGTGGGCGGCGAATCGGGGCCAGGAGCGCGGCCGATGCACCCCGACTGGGCCGAGAGCCTGCTGTATCAGTGTCGGGGCGCCGGAGTGCCATTCTTCATGAAACAACTAGGTGGCCACCCGGACAAGCGTGGGCAGATCGAACAGCTCCCGGCACACCTGCGCGTGCGGATGTTTCCCGGCGACACCTGGACGGAAACGGTGGAGCCATGCCAGCCCTGA